From the Gordonia bronchialis DSM 43247 genome, one window contains:
- the purT gene encoding formate-dependent phosphoribosylglycinamide formyltransferase — MTSNSDNAAGDGAARHVEATPAPDADSPASSPAPPPVPPAPSAPPVPPATVGPPDILGTPLSPTATKVLLLGAGELGKEVVIAFQRLGVEVIAVDRYDNAPGQQVAHHAEVIDMTDPDAVLAVIDKYQPAYVVPEIEAIATEALVSAAERGLTEVIPTASAVMATMNREGIRRLADEELGLPTSPYLFADSLAELRVAAEQIGYPCVVKPVMSSSGKGQSVVKSPDDLESAWQTAASGGRVRSERVIVEGFVEFDYEITLLTVRCVDPRTGRMTTVFCAPIGHQQVNGDYVESWQPHEMSSDAMAAATSIAARIATGLGDGKLGGRGVFGVELFVKGDDVYFSEVSPRPHDTGLVTLATQRLSEFEMHARAILGLPVDVTLASPGASAVIYGQIDEPAIGFENVAAALTVPETDIRLFGKPESYHRRRMGVVTATADDIETARERAVRAASIVSPVSGRPAQRRVVPPPMPPRRPGPPPPVRPGAPVGGGRPPVGPPPGPAGPPPPGPAGPPPPGPGSARPGPRPAPGRPPVPPPVRPGAPVAPGGPGGPGGPARPPAAGRQPGIRVGAADRTEAAVDGAPAPERPAPSLRKPDSSASPPAPSA; from the coding sequence ATGACGTCGAACAGCGACAACGCGGCCGGTGACGGCGCCGCGCGACACGTCGAGGCCACCCCTGCGCCCGATGCGGATTCACCGGCATCCTCGCCGGCGCCCCCGCCGGTCCCGCCTGCTCCGTCGGCGCCACCGGTCCCGCCTGCGACGGTCGGCCCGCCCGACATTCTCGGCACACCGCTGAGCCCGACGGCCACCAAGGTGCTCCTGCTCGGCGCCGGTGAACTCGGCAAAGAGGTGGTGATCGCCTTCCAGCGGCTCGGGGTGGAGGTCATCGCCGTCGACCGGTATGACAACGCACCGGGGCAGCAGGTCGCCCACCACGCCGAGGTCATCGACATGACCGACCCGGACGCCGTGCTCGCGGTCATCGACAAGTACCAGCCCGCCTACGTGGTGCCCGAGATCGAGGCGATCGCCACCGAAGCCCTGGTCAGCGCCGCCGAACGGGGGCTCACCGAGGTGATACCCACCGCGTCGGCCGTGATGGCGACGATGAACCGGGAGGGCATCCGCCGCCTGGCCGACGAGGAACTCGGGCTGCCCACCTCGCCGTACCTGTTCGCCGACTCGCTCGCCGAACTTCGGGTCGCCGCCGAGCAGATCGGCTATCCGTGCGTGGTGAAGCCGGTGATGTCGTCGTCGGGCAAGGGCCAGTCGGTGGTGAAATCTCCCGACGACCTCGAGAGCGCGTGGCAGACCGCCGCCTCGGGCGGCAGGGTGCGCAGCGAACGCGTGATCGTCGAGGGCTTCGTCGAGTTCGACTACGAGATCACCCTGCTGACCGTCCGCTGCGTGGACCCGCGGACCGGGCGGATGACCACCGTGTTCTGTGCCCCGATCGGGCATCAGCAGGTCAACGGCGACTACGTGGAGAGCTGGCAACCGCACGAGATGAGCTCCGACGCGATGGCCGCGGCGACGTCGATCGCGGCGCGGATCGCTACCGGGCTCGGTGACGGAAAGCTGGGTGGCCGAGGCGTCTTCGGCGTCGAACTGTTCGTCAAGGGCGACGACGTCTACTTCTCCGAGGTCAGTCCCCGCCCGCACGACACCGGGCTGGTGACCCTGGCGACCCAGCGACTGAGTGAGTTCGAGATGCACGCCCGTGCCATTCTCGGCCTGCCGGTCGACGTCACGCTGGCCTCCCCGGGGGCCTCCGCGGTGATCTACGGTCAGATCGACGAGCCGGCAATCGGCTTCGAGAATGTCGCCGCGGCACTCACCGTGCCGGAGACCGACATTCGGCTCTTCGGCAAACCGGAGAGCTACCACCGCCGGCGGATGGGCGTGGTCACCGCCACCGCCGATGACATCGAGACCGCCCGCGAGCGTGCTGTCCGTGCGGCGTCGATCGTCTCGCCCGTCTCCGGACGTCCGGCGCAGCGTCGTGTGGTTCCGCCGCCGATGCCGCCTCGCCGACCGGGCCCTCCGCCTCCGGTGCGTCCCGGCGCGCCCGTCGGTGGTGGACGTCCGCCCGTCGGTCCGCCTCCCGGACCTGCCGGACCGCCACCTCCCGGACCTGCCGGACCGCCACCTCCCGGGCCAGGTTCCGCCCGACCCGGACCCCGGCCGGCGCCCGGTCGTCCGCCGGTGCCGCCGCCCGTCCGGCCCGGCGCTCCCGTTGCTCCCGGTGGCCCCGGTGGCCCCGGTGGCCCGGCTCGACCACCCGCCGCAGGCCGGCAGCCCGGCATCCGGGTCGGTGCGGCCGATCGGACCGAAGCCGCCGTCGACGGCGCACCCGCACCCGAGCGGCCCGCGCCCTCGTTGCGCAAGCCGGACAGTTCGGCGTCGCCGCCGGCCCCGAGCGCGTAA
- a CDS encoding UBP-type zinc finger domain-containing protein yields the protein MKIFRRERASASDRAASSGTTPTARCAELGEIGIDPAGDPQPRSGDARACEGCVELGEHHWAHLRMCLTCGHVGCCDSSPRRHATAHFQQTGHPVMRSAEPGEVWRWCYRHEVMG from the coding sequence ATGAAGATCTTCCGCAGAGAGCGTGCATCGGCGTCGGATCGCGCAGCGAGTTCGGGGACGACCCCGACCGCGAGATGCGCCGAGCTCGGCGAGATCGGCATCGACCCGGCGGGCGACCCGCAGCCCCGGTCGGGCGACGCTCGCGCCTGCGAGGGATGTGTGGAACTCGGCGAACATCACTGGGCACATCTGCGGATGTGCCTGACGTGTGGTCACGTCGGATGCTGCGATTCCAGCCCGCGCCGGCACGCCACCGCCCACTTCCAGCAAACCGGGCATCCGGTGATGCGGTCGGCCGAACCGGGTGAGGTGTGGCGTTGGTGCTACCGGCACGAGGTGATGGGGTGA
- a CDS encoding adenylate/guanylate cyclase domain-containing protein, giving the protein MRARRGSRDYGSILLGSADESSVKQRVRIQTLLTASIVVANLFGAIVAIALAAVGIPQPSVFRADLWWVNFIALPIYVAAAFVVGIGWGTVVVVRDLQWAIRDRPPTARDAREAQRVPWRLTAVQGALWLIATVMFTIMYGIVEPELIPKTVFVVGMSGVVVVAIAYLLIDFTLRPVAADIISAGYHRRKRSGVRSRSIVSWSVGSGIPIVGILLVVAFGLGRRETTKLDLFIGVTVLGLTALFTGLLLTFLSSLSITGPIRSVRAGMNRVRAGDLEGAEIVVYDGTELGDLQVGFNAMVSGLRERERMRDLFGRHVGHEVAEAALTSDPELGGTERVVATLFVDVIGSTTLATERSPTEVVEILNKFFAVIVRAVEERRGLVNKFEGDAVLAIFGAPITLDDAAGAALSTARQIAADLASEVPELSAGIGVSHGHVVAGNVGAIERFEYTVIGDPVNESARLSELAKRDPRRPLASGRAVEAASGDEDKRWERQESTSLRGRTEETVVYAAVV; this is encoded by the coding sequence ATGCGTGCCAGGAGGGGCAGCCGCGACTACGGGTCGATCCTGCTCGGGTCAGCCGACGAGAGCAGCGTCAAGCAGCGTGTTCGAATCCAGACGCTGCTGACCGCCTCGATCGTGGTCGCCAATCTCTTCGGCGCCATCGTCGCCATCGCGCTGGCCGCGGTGGGCATCCCCCAGCCGTCGGTGTTCAGGGCCGACCTGTGGTGGGTCAACTTCATCGCGCTGCCCATCTATGTCGCCGCCGCGTTCGTGGTCGGCATCGGCTGGGGCACGGTGGTGGTGGTCCGTGACCTGCAGTGGGCCATTCGGGACCGGCCGCCCACCGCACGCGATGCCCGCGAGGCGCAGCGGGTGCCCTGGCGGCTCACCGCGGTGCAGGGCGCGCTGTGGCTCATCGCCACCGTCATGTTCACCATCATGTACGGGATCGTGGAGCCGGAGCTGATCCCCAAGACGGTCTTCGTGGTGGGGATGTCGGGCGTCGTAGTAGTGGCGATCGCCTACCTTCTCATCGATTTCACGTTGCGCCCGGTCGCCGCCGACATCATCAGCGCCGGTTACCACCGCCGTAAACGCAGCGGCGTGCGGTCGCGGTCCATCGTGTCGTGGAGTGTCGGATCGGGTATCCCGATCGTCGGCATCCTGCTGGTGGTGGCCTTCGGACTCGGCCGCCGGGAAACCACCAAACTGGATCTGTTCATCGGTGTCACCGTCCTGGGTCTCACCGCGCTGTTCACCGGCTTGCTGCTCACCTTCCTGTCCAGTCTGAGCATCACCGGTCCCATCCGCAGCGTGCGTGCCGGGATGAACCGGGTGCGGGCCGGTGATCTCGAGGGTGCCGAGATCGTGGTCTACGACGGCACCGAGCTCGGTGACCTGCAGGTGGGATTCAACGCGATGGTCAGCGGTCTGCGCGAGCGCGAACGGATGCGCGATCTGTTCGGCCGGCACGTGGGCCACGAGGTGGCCGAGGCCGCGCTCACCTCCGACCCCGAACTGGGCGGCACCGAACGTGTGGTCGCCACCCTGTTCGTCGACGTCATCGGGTCCACAACCCTTGCCACGGAACGAAGTCCGACGGAAGTCGTGGAGATCCTCAACAAATTCTTCGCGGTGATCGTGCGCGCGGTGGAGGAACGCCGGGGGCTGGTCAACAAATTCGAGGGCGATGCGGTGCTGGCCATCTTCGGCGCGCCGATCACCCTCGACGATGCGGCGGGGGCGGCATTGTCGACGGCCCGCCAGATCGCCGCAGATCTGGCGTCGGAGGTACCCGAGCTCTCCGCCGGTATCGGCGTCAGCCACGGGCATGTCGTAGCCGGAAACGTCGGCGCCATCGAACGATTCGAGTACACCGTGATCGGTGACCCGGTCAACGAGAGCGCGCGGCTCTCGGAGCTGGCCAAGCGGGACCCGCGCCGTCCGCTGGCGTCGGGGCGAGCGGTCGAGGCCGCGTCTGGTGACGAGGACAAGCGTTGGGAAAGACAGGAATCCACGTCACTTCGCGGACGTACCGAGGAGACGGTGGTGTATGCGGCGGTGGTCTGA
- a CDS encoding carotenoid oxygenase family protein, which produces MTTTHVPAPVDLDRSPYLTGVFAPQRTETDAVDLPVTGQLPDDLRGSYLRNGPNPRFDPIGSFVYPIDGDGMVHEISFDGGRASYRNRFVRTPMVIAEEAAGHAIWSGITDGYTPSADLVGPALAGTFRELPDINIVRHAGRLMAMAESDRPYLLDPADLATLAKTDCDGSMLVGSTAHPKIDPATGEMVLFNYALEAPYLTWSVVGADGHTTRTPTPVDGLTEPVMIHDMALTARYIVLFVCPLIFDIPAMLSGGSLLDWRPDDGTRIALIPRDGGPVRWVHTDPFWVWHFANAFDGDANAPDVTVDYVEWTYPGGFADQPRPAESALTRAVIRPDGTISRTVLSDNAIDMEFPRVDDRLLTRDHHRIASVAKGPRDRGAADSLWFHDLAADREECWSPGVAIGEPIFIPGGSRDYWGAIGTDPTDMSSRFYLLAADDPSSGPIATVDLPIRVPAGLHGTWVADR; this is translated from the coding sequence ATGACCACCACGCACGTACCCGCCCCCGTCGATCTCGACCGATCCCCCTATCTGACCGGCGTTTTCGCACCACAGCGCACCGAGACCGACGCCGTCGACCTGCCGGTGACCGGACAACTGCCCGACGATCTGCGCGGCAGCTATCTGCGCAACGGCCCCAACCCCCGCTTCGACCCCATCGGCTCCTTCGTCTACCCCATCGACGGTGACGGCATGGTGCACGAGATCAGCTTCGACGGTGGGCGGGCCTCATACCGCAACCGGTTTGTCCGCACACCGATGGTCATCGCGGAAGAGGCTGCCGGACATGCCATCTGGTCGGGTATCACCGACGGCTACACCCCGTCCGCCGACCTGGTGGGCCCGGCGCTGGCCGGCACCTTTCGCGAACTGCCCGACATCAACATCGTCCGCCACGCCGGCCGCCTGATGGCGATGGCCGAGTCCGACCGACCGTACCTGCTGGACCCGGCCGACCTCGCGACGCTGGCCAAGACCGACTGCGACGGTTCGATGCTGGTGGGCTCGACGGCCCACCCCAAGATCGACCCGGCGACCGGTGAGATGGTGCTGTTCAACTACGCCCTCGAGGCCCCGTACCTCACCTGGTCGGTGGTGGGCGCCGACGGTCACACCACCCGCACCCCGACGCCGGTGGACGGTCTGACCGAACCGGTGATGATCCACGACATGGCACTCACCGCGCGCTACATCGTTCTCTTCGTGTGCCCGTTGATCTTTGACATCCCGGCCATGCTGTCCGGCGGGTCGCTGCTGGACTGGCGCCCCGACGACGGCACCCGCATCGCCCTGATCCCCCGCGACGGCGGACCGGTCCGCTGGGTGCACACCGACCCATTCTGGGTGTGGCACTTCGCGAACGCCTTCGACGGCGACGCGAACGCGCCGGATGTCACCGTGGATTACGTCGAGTGGACCTATCCGGGTGGTTTCGCCGATCAACCCCGGCCGGCGGAGTCGGCGTTGACGCGCGCGGTGATCCGCCCCGACGGCACCATCAGCCGAACAGTCCTCTCCGACAACGCGATCGACATGGAGTTCCCCCGCGTCGACGATCGCCTGCTCACCCGCGATCACCACCGCATCGCCTCGGTGGCCAAGGGTCCCCGCGACCGGGGTGCCGCCGACAGTCTGTGGTTCCACGACCTCGCTGCCGACCGGGAGGAGTGCTGGAGCCCCGGCGTCGCCATCGGTGAGCCGATCTTCATCCCGGGCGGCTCCCGCGACTACTGGGGAGCGATCGGCACCGACCCCACCGACATGAGTTCGCGCTTCTATCTGCTTGCCGCCGACGACCCGTCGTCGGGCCCGATCGCCACCGTCGACCTGCCGATCCGGGTACCCGCGGGGCTACACGGAACGTGGGTGGCCGACCGGTGA
- a CDS encoding adenylosuccinate synthase — protein MAAIVLIGAQWGDEGKGKATDLLGGKLDWVVRYQGGNNAGHTVVLPSGETFALHLIPSGILTPGVKNVIGNGVVVDPGVLLTELGGVEDRDVDTSGLMISADAHLLMPYHVAIDKVTERFLGNNKIGTTGRGIGPCYQDKIARVGVRVADVLDEKILTQKVEAALELKNQILVKIYNRRALEPAQVVDEVLGQAEGFKHRIADTRLLLNQALEAGETVLLEGSQGTLLDVDHGTYPYVTSSNPTAGGAAVGAGIGPNKITTVLGILKAYTTRVGSGPFPTELFDEWGAYLAKTGGEVGVTTGRARRCGWFDAVIARYATRVNGITDYFLTKLDVLSSLDTVPICVAYEVDGERVENMPMTQTGFHHAKPIYEEMPGWWEDISQCTRFDDLPRNAQDYILRLEDLAGAHISCIGVGPGRDQTIVRREIV, from the coding sequence ATGGCCGCGATCGTGCTTATCGGAGCCCAGTGGGGCGACGAGGGCAAGGGTAAAGCCACCGACCTCCTGGGCGGCAAACTCGACTGGGTCGTCCGCTATCAGGGCGGCAACAACGCCGGGCACACCGTCGTGCTGCCCAGCGGCGAGACCTTCGCGCTGCACCTGATCCCGTCGGGCATTCTCACTCCCGGCGTCAAGAACGTCATCGGCAACGGCGTCGTCGTCGACCCGGGGGTACTGCTGACCGAGCTGGGCGGCGTCGAGGACCGCGACGTGGACACCAGCGGCCTCATGATCTCCGCCGATGCGCATCTGCTCATGCCGTACCACGTGGCCATCGACAAGGTCACCGAACGTTTTCTCGGCAACAACAAGATCGGCACCACCGGGCGCGGCATCGGCCCGTGCTACCAGGACAAGATCGCCCGCGTCGGGGTGCGGGTCGCCGACGTGCTCGACGAGAAGATCCTCACCCAGAAGGTCGAGGCGGCGCTTGAGCTCAAGAACCAGATCCTGGTGAAGATCTACAACCGTCGTGCGCTGGAACCCGCGCAGGTGGTCGACGAGGTACTCGGCCAGGCCGAAGGCTTCAAGCACCGCATCGCCGACACCCGGCTGCTCCTCAACCAGGCCCTCGAAGCGGGTGAGACGGTGCTGCTCGAAGGTTCGCAGGGCACCCTCCTCGACGTGGACCACGGCACCTATCCGTACGTGACGTCGTCGAATCCGACGGCCGGCGGTGCCGCGGTGGGCGCCGGGATCGGGCCCAACAAGATCACCACCGTGCTCGGCATCCTGAAGGCCTACACGACGCGGGTCGGGTCGGGACCGTTCCCGACCGAACTGTTCGACGAATGGGGTGCCTACCTGGCCAAGACCGGTGGCGAGGTGGGCGTCACCACCGGCCGCGCCCGGCGCTGCGGGTGGTTCGACGCGGTGATCGCGCGATACGCGACCCGCGTCAACGGCATCACCGACTACTTCCTCACCAAGCTCGACGTGCTCTCCAGCCTCGACACCGTCCCGATCTGCGTGGCCTACGAGGTCGACGGCGAGCGGGTGGAGAACATGCCGATGACGCAGACCGGGTTCCATCACGCCAAGCCCATCTACGAGGAGATGCCCGGCTGGTGGGAGGACATCTCGCAGTGCACGCGCTTCGACGATCTGCCCCGCAACGCCCAGGATTACATCCTGCGACTGGAAGACCTTGCCGGAGCACATATCTCGTGTATCGGCGTGGGACCCGGACGGGATCAGACGATCGTGCGCCGCGAGATCGTCTGA